CGTGGGGAGCAGCCAGCGCCCTCCGAGGGCCCAGTACAGGCTGGACGCGGCGTGGACGAGGCCGGCCCCGCAGGCGACGAGGACCGCTGCGTTCGCGGCAGAAGCGCGTGGTGCGGCCATGGGCCTCCCTACGTCATGGGCGGCCGCTGCGACGTGGCGGTGGTGAGCCGGCCCCACTTCGCAGCGTAGGCGCCCGGCGGCATCGGCGTCGGGTCGACGTGCGGCACGGAGGAGGCCCGGCCGCCGGGTGGTGGGACCTGGCGGCCGGGCCTCGGTGAGGGCAGGTTCAGCCCTGGAGCTACTTCAACCCGTTGGACAGTGCCGTGATCAGCTCGCCGTTGGCGGTGTCACCGGACAGCTCCCAGAAGAAGGCGCCTCCGAGGCCCTTGCCCTTGGCCCAGGACGTCTTCCCGGCGAGGGTGCTGGGGGTGTCGTAGCCCCACCACTCGGAGCCGCACTTGGCGTACGCGGTGCCGCCGATCGTGCCCGTCGCCGGGCACCTGGTCTTGAGCACCTTGTAGTCCTCGATGCCGGCCTCGTAGGTTCCGGGCGCCGCGCCCGTGGCCGAGCCGCCGGGCGTCGTCTGTGTGACCCCGGTCCATCCGCGGCCGTAGAACCCGACCCCTAGCAAGATCTTGCTGGCCGGGACGCCCTTGCCGATGAGCTTGTCCACGGCAGCCTCGGTGTTGAAGCCCGCCTGCGGGATGCCCGCGTAGGACGTCAGCGGCGAGTGCGGGGCCGTGGGGCCTGTCGGGTTGAACGCCCCGAAGTAGTCGTAGGACATCGGCATGATCCAGTCGAGCTTCTGCGCGGCGCCGGCGTAGTCGGCGGCGTCGATCTTGCCCCCGTTGCTGCCGTCACCCGTGATCGCCGCTGTGACGAGCTTGCTGCTGCCGAACTTGTTGCGCAGTGCGGTGATCAGGGTGTTGAACGCCGCGGGACCGCTCGAGTCGCACGTCAGCCCGCAGGCGTTCGGGTACTCCCAGTCGATGTCGATGCCGTCGAACAGCCCGGCCCAGCGCGGGTCGTTGACCAGGTTGTAGCAGGACTCGGCGAAGGCGGTCGGGTTGGCTGCGGCCTGCGTGAAGCCGGACGACCAGGTCCAACCGCCGAACGACCAGATGACCTTGAGGCCGGGGTGCATCGCCTTGAGCTTCTTCAGCTGGTTGAAGTTGCCGCGTAGCGGCTGGTCCCAGGTGTCGGCGACGCCGTCGACAGATTCGGCCGCGGTGTACGCCTTGTCGAGGGCCGCGTTGGCGTCGCCGATCGAGCACTGGC
The sequence above is a segment of the Cellulomonas chengniuliangii genome. Coding sequences within it:
- a CDS encoding glycosyl hydrolase family 18 protein, which produces MDSTRASGQAPTGRQRRPALITTALAAIAALIAALVVTQPAFAAGTISATFTSTGDWGTGHQVNVTVTNSGATPVNGWTLEFDLPAGDAVTSSWDADVTRAGNHYTAKNKGWAATLAPGASFTWGYVATGPFKSPTACSINGVACTGGTPTSSPTPTTSPTPAPTTTTPPPGGKKLVGYFAEWGVYARNYQVKNIETSGSASKLTHILYAFGNTTGGQCSIGDANAALDKAYTAAESVDGVADTWDQPLRGNFNQLKKLKAMHPGLKVIWSFGGWTWSSGFTQAAANPTAFAESCYNLVNDPRWAGLFDGIDIDWEYPNACGLTCDSSGPAAFNTLITALRNKFGSSKLVTAAITGDGSNGGKIDAADYAGAAQKLDWIMPMSYDYFGAFNPTGPTAPHSPLTSYAGIPQAGFNTEAAVDKLIGKGVPASKILLGVGFYGRGWTGVTQTTPGGSATGAAPGTYEAGIEDYKVLKTRCPATGTIGGTAYAKCGSEWWGYDTPSTLAGKTSWAKGKGLGGAFFWELSGDTANGELITALSNGLK